In Bufo gargarizans isolate SCDJY-AF-19 chromosome 5, ASM1485885v1, whole genome shotgun sequence, the following are encoded in one genomic region:
- the LRRC3B gene encoding leucine-rich repeat-containing protein 3B yields MNLVDLWLTRSLSMCLLLQSFVLMILCFHSASMCPKGCLCSHSGGLNVSCSNANLKEIPRDIPPETVLLYLDSNQITSIPNEIFKDLHQLKVLNLSKNAIEFIDEHSFKGVAETLQTLDLSDNQIVSVHENAFNNLKARARIANNPWHCDCTLQQVLRSMASNHETASNIICKTAVLDEHAGRALLTNANDADLCNLPKRTTDYAMLVTMFGWFTMVISYVVYYVRQNQEDARRHLEYLKSLPSRQKKPDEADDISTVV; encoded by the coding sequence ATGAATTTGGTAGACCTGTGGCTAACACGCTCTCTCTCCATGTGTCTACTCCTACAAAGCTTTGTTCTGATGATACTGTGCTTTCATTCTGCCAGTATGTGTCCCAAAGGCTGTCTGTGCTCTCATTCCGGAGGCTTAAATGTCAGTTGCAGTAATGCAAATCTCAAGGAAATACCTAGAGACATTCCCCCGGAAACTGTTTTGCTCTACTTAGACTCCAATCAGATAACCTCTATCCCTAATGAGATTTTTAAAGATCTCCATCAACTGAAAGTTCTCAACCTATCCAAAAACGCCATTGAGTTTATAGATGAACATTCTTTTAAAGGTGTAGCAGAGACCTTACAGACCCTAGATCTGTCGGATAACCAGATTGTAAGCGTCCATGAAAATGCTTTCAATAACTTGAAGGCAAGAGCCCGGATTGCTAACAACCCATGGCATTGCGACTGTACTCTTCAGCAGGTTCTGCGAAGCATGGCATCTAATCATGAGACTGCGAGCAATATTATCTGCAAAACAGCCGTGCTGGATGAACATGCGGGACGGGCATTGCTGACTAATGCTAATGATGCTGatctttgcaatcttcccaaAAGGACAACAGATTATGCCATGTTGGTCACTATGTTTGGCTGGTTCACCATGGTGATATCATATGTGGTATACTATGTACGGCAAAACCAAGAGGATGCAAGACGTCATCTTGAATACTTGAAATCCCTGCCAagcaggcaaaaaaaacctgatgaAGCTGATGACATTAGCACTGTGGTATAG